The Burkholderia pyrrocinia genome includes a region encoding these proteins:
- a CDS encoding serine hydrolase domain-containing protein — protein sequence MRFDRCFTTTRRTGRIAGTFVLAGGLAFAATAPAATDAATPGVMQSFPPPADQVVNKANAFTPARLRWALGNTRLLAPTAGIRHAAAPMPLPERPAPGLDTLPVTIGGETLTLDAYLRATHTDGFIVVQRGRIVYERYFDGFRPDQPHAWASMTKSVTGLLAAQMIESGVLDAGAPLLRAVPELADTPFGSATLQQNLDMEVPTAYAPGIPPDLGLFGAVGLVPHREGAPASIVDFLLTVQRVPDVAPGSAWFYQNGSPEAVAWAMQRATGQSWSALVERWLWRDFAEDDAYVAVDRNAMAMASGGLYTTLRDAARFAERVRTGLGGAPGTLPAATIRAALQPAHNAALFAKGNVIPGKDGYAYRDYWYQVNDGDGSFAAAGRFGQSILVEPKTALTIVKFSSSPDFAPRALDAQGEASRPRAALERGDALSTVARAVADRLR from the coding sequence ATGCGATTCGATCGATGCTTTACTACTACCCGGCGCACCGGCCGGATTGCCGGCACCTTCGTGCTGGCCGGCGGGCTCGCGTTCGCCGCGACTGCGCCCGCCGCAACCGACGCCGCCACGCCGGGCGTGATGCAGAGCTTTCCGCCGCCGGCCGACCAGGTCGTCAACAAGGCGAACGCGTTCACGCCTGCGCGCCTGCGCTGGGCGTTGGGCAACACGCGGCTGCTCGCGCCGACGGCCGGCATCCGGCACGCGGCCGCGCCGATGCCGCTCCCCGAGCGCCCGGCGCCCGGTCTCGACACGCTGCCCGTGACAATCGGCGGCGAGACGCTGACGCTCGACGCGTATCTGCGCGCGACCCATACCGACGGCTTCATCGTCGTGCAGCGCGGCCGGATCGTCTACGAGCGGTATTTCGACGGCTTCCGGCCCGACCAGCCGCACGCATGGGCGTCGATGACGAAATCGGTGACGGGCCTGCTGGCTGCACAGATGATCGAATCGGGCGTGCTCGATGCAGGCGCGCCGCTGTTGCGCGCGGTGCCGGAACTGGCCGACACGCCGTTCGGCAGCGCGACGCTGCAACAGAACCTGGACATGGAAGTGCCCACCGCGTACGCGCCGGGCATACCGCCCGATCTCGGCTTGTTCGGCGCCGTCGGGCTGGTGCCGCACCGCGAAGGCGCGCCGGCCAGCATCGTCGATTTCCTGCTGACCGTGCAACGCGTGCCGGACGTGGCGCCGGGCAGCGCGTGGTTCTACCAGAACGGTTCGCCGGAAGCCGTCGCGTGGGCGATGCAGCGCGCGACGGGGCAGTCGTGGAGCGCGCTGGTCGAGCGGTGGCTGTGGCGCGATTTCGCGGAAGACGATGCGTACGTCGCGGTGGATCGCAACGCGATGGCGATGGCGAGCGGCGGGCTGTACACGACGCTGCGCGATGCCGCGCGCTTCGCGGAACGCGTGCGCACCGGGCTTGGCGGCGCGCCGGGCACGCTGCCAGCCGCGACGATTCGCGCGGCGTTGCAGCCTGCGCACAACGCGGCGCTGTTCGCGAAGGGCAACGTGATCCCCGGCAAGGACGGCTATGCGTATCGCGACTACTGGTACCAGGTGAACGACGGCGACGGATCGTTCGCGGCGGCGGGGCGGTTCGGCCAGTCGATCCTGGTCGAACCGAAGACCGCGTTGACGATCGTCAAGTTTTCGTCGTCGCCGGACTTCGCGCCGCGCGCGCTCGATGCACAGGGCGAAGCGTCGCGGCCGCGCGCGGCGCTCGAACGCGGCGATGCGCTGAGCACCGTGGCGCGCGCGGTCGCGGATCGGCTGCGGTAG
- a CDS encoding CaiB/BaiF CoA transferase family protein produces the protein MTARDDARGACGAWPDGDDQAPAWSCLRGVRIVDAGQLLPGPHACALLRQLGADVIKVEPPGGDALRRFGDDTFAQFNRGKRSIVLDLKTPDGRAHFLDLVRDADAVVEGNRPGVMTRLGLDYDTLARANPRVVLCSITGYGQDGPYANRPGHDLNFLADAGYWSVPAQLHDTVARPRVRLADHAAALHAALALAVAVMSARANGLGQHLDVSIHDAIFAWTAPAAWALRTGRDTPNTARWVMPDNDLFETADGRHIVLATLEDKFWATLADALGDAYPALREPRFAQRAGRQQHRHALGALLRATFATRTQEDWMRVLGALGLPLSPVPDAGAVFDDPHVRARGVVREVAADRTLAVRFPVKFSLGLPDGDDRVPAPGEHGGG, from the coding sequence ATGACGGCGCGCGACGATGCACGCGGCGCGTGCGGCGCCTGGCCGGATGGCGACGACCAGGCGCCGGCGTGGTCGTGCCTGCGCGGCGTGCGGATCGTCGATGCCGGCCAACTGCTGCCCGGGCCGCATGCCTGCGCGCTGCTGCGCCAGCTCGGCGCCGACGTGATCAAGGTCGAGCCGCCCGGCGGCGACGCGTTGCGGCGGTTCGGCGACGACACGTTCGCACAGTTCAACCGCGGCAAGCGCTCGATCGTGCTCGACCTGAAGACACCCGATGGCCGCGCGCACTTTCTCGATCTCGTGCGCGATGCCGATGCGGTGGTCGAAGGCAACCGGCCCGGCGTGATGACGCGGCTCGGGCTCGATTACGACACGCTTGCCCGTGCGAACCCGCGCGTCGTGCTGTGCTCGATCACCGGCTACGGGCAGGACGGCCCGTATGCGAACCGTCCCGGCCACGACCTGAATTTTCTTGCCGATGCCGGTTACTGGTCGGTGCCCGCGCAACTGCATGACACCGTCGCGCGGCCGCGCGTACGGCTCGCCGATCATGCGGCCGCGCTGCATGCGGCGCTCGCGCTCGCCGTCGCGGTGATGAGCGCACGCGCGAACGGGCTCGGCCAGCATCTCGACGTGTCGATCCACGACGCGATTTTTGCGTGGACCGCGCCAGCCGCGTGGGCGCTGCGCACGGGCCGCGATACGCCGAACACCGCGCGCTGGGTGATGCCCGACAACGACCTGTTCGAGACCGCCGACGGGCGGCACATCGTGCTCGCGACGCTCGAGGACAAGTTTTGGGCGACGCTTGCCGATGCGCTCGGCGACGCGTATCCGGCGCTGCGCGAACCGCGCTTCGCGCAGCGCGCAGGCCGGCAGCAACATCGGCACGCACTCGGTGCGTTGTTGCGCGCGACCTTCGCAACGCGCACGCAGGAAGACTGGATGCGCGTGCTCGGCGCGCTCGGGCTGCCCTTGTCGCCGGTGCCCGACGCCGGCGCGGTGTTCGACGATCCGCACGTGCGTGCACGCGGCGTCGTGCGCGAGGTGGCGGCCGACCGCACGCTCGCGGTGCGCTTCCCGGTGAAATTCTCGCTCGGCCTGCCGGACGGCGACGACCGCGTGCCGGCACCCGGCGAGCACGGCGGCGGCTAG
- a CDS encoding NAD(P)/FAD-dependent oxidoreductase: MSEIRHYDVAIVGGGLVGASAALALTQRRLRVGLFERRDCGAQASGVNYGGVRCQGRPAEQLPLALRARRIWDNLPGLIGIDGEFVVSGHLRLARSDADLDALDAYATLAAEHGLPLQVMRGDAFRRRYPWLGRAALGGSLCETDGHANPRLVSPAFARAARAAGADVFEHTPVDDVRYDGTRFHVKAGGRASTATWLINSAGAWANTIAGRFGEAVPMEPIYPNMWVTEPLPPVIAHNLGVYGGGVYARQVARGNCVIGGGRGRGDGEFGQPSVDTTRAVMRDACALLPALRDALLIRTWSGVEGCTPDHNPIIGQSRTTPHLLHAFGFSGGGFLLAPGVGDVLADLVTTGETATPLDAFSIGRFAPQSEPTVPLPHEETQR, encoded by the coding sequence ATGAGTGAGATCCGGCATTACGACGTCGCGATCGTCGGCGGCGGCCTCGTCGGCGCGTCGGCTGCGCTCGCGCTGACGCAACGCAGGCTGCGCGTCGGGCTGTTCGAGCGGCGCGACTGCGGCGCGCAGGCAAGCGGCGTGAACTACGGCGGCGTGCGCTGTCAGGGCCGCCCCGCCGAGCAATTGCCGCTCGCGCTGCGCGCGCGGCGCATCTGGGACAACCTGCCCGGGCTGATCGGCATCGACGGCGAATTCGTCGTGTCGGGCCACTTGCGGCTCGCGCGCAGCGACGCCGATCTCGACGCACTCGACGCGTACGCGACGCTCGCCGCCGAACACGGCTTGCCGCTGCAGGTGATGCGCGGCGATGCGTTCCGCCGCCGCTATCCGTGGCTCGGCCGCGCGGCGCTCGGCGGCTCGCTGTGCGAAACCGACGGCCATGCGAACCCGCGCCTCGTGTCGCCCGCGTTCGCACGCGCGGCCCGCGCGGCGGGCGCGGACGTGTTCGAGCACACGCCTGTCGACGACGTCCGGTACGACGGCACGCGTTTCCACGTCAAGGCGGGCGGCCGCGCGAGCACCGCGACATGGCTGATCAATTCGGCCGGCGCGTGGGCGAACACGATCGCCGGACGTTTCGGCGAAGCCGTGCCGATGGAGCCGATCTACCCGAACATGTGGGTCACCGAACCGCTGCCGCCGGTCATCGCGCACAACCTCGGCGTGTACGGCGGCGGCGTGTACGCGCGGCAGGTCGCGCGCGGCAACTGCGTGATCGGCGGCGGGCGCGGCCGCGGCGACGGCGAGTTCGGCCAGCCGTCGGTCGATACGACGCGCGCGGTGATGCGCGACGCGTGCGCGCTGCTGCCCGCGCTGCGCGACGCGCTGCTGATCCGCACGTGGAGCGGCGTCGAAGGCTGCACGCCCGACCACAACCCGATCATCGGCCAGAGCCGCACGACACCGCACCTGCTGCATGCATTCGGTTTTTCCGGTGGCGGCTTCCTGCTCGCGCCGGGCGTCGGTGACGTGCTCGCCGATCTCGTCACGACCGGCGAAACCGCCACGCCACTCGATGCATTCTCGATCGGCCGCTTCGCACCGCAGTCTGAGCCGACCGTCCCACTTCCCCACGAGGAGACCCAAAGATGA
- a CDS encoding ABC transporter substrate-binding protein, whose translation MKLHGTIAAAAALCIAGASVPAFAQTKTIYVGMNGGPMEKAYTSQVLPDFEKANNVKVVVVPGTSSDVLAKLLANRNKPQIHVAFLDDGVMARAVSLGVCQKLDDSPVLKELYPFARMKDDVGAGVQLGMTGIAYNKKLFADKGWAPPTSWMDFADPKYKGKVVFQSASSSTFGLHGFLAINRLLGGSEQNVEPGFSKWASTVGPNVVEYIPNSAKISEMVQTGEAGLFPLTPTGVGDLQDKGIPVAYANPKEGPVLLLVDLCVVANNPDPQLAQKLAQFLLSAPAQTKAAEAGKQIPTNRGAKMPAAMQQSLGNVDDLVRKVTVVDWAAINARRAQWDTRWNRQIER comes from the coding sequence ATGAAACTGCACGGAACGATCGCGGCGGCCGCCGCCCTCTGCATCGCAGGCGCCAGCGTGCCCGCGTTCGCGCAAACGAAGACGATCTACGTCGGCATGAACGGCGGGCCGATGGAAAAGGCCTATACGAGCCAGGTGCTGCCCGACTTCGAGAAGGCGAACAACGTGAAGGTCGTCGTCGTGCCCGGCACGTCGTCGGACGTGCTCGCGAAACTGCTCGCGAACCGCAACAAGCCGCAGATCCACGTCGCGTTCCTCGACGACGGCGTGATGGCGCGCGCGGTCAGCCTCGGCGTGTGCCAGAAGCTCGACGATTCGCCGGTGCTGAAGGAGCTGTACCCGTTCGCGCGGATGAAGGACGACGTCGGCGCGGGCGTGCAGCTCGGGATGACCGGCATCGCGTACAACAAGAAGCTGTTCGCGGACAAGGGCTGGGCGCCGCCGACGTCGTGGATGGATTTCGCCGATCCGAAATACAAGGGCAAGGTCGTGTTCCAGTCGGCGTCGAGCAGCACGTTCGGGTTGCACGGCTTCCTCGCGATCAACCGGCTGCTCGGCGGCAGCGAGCAGAACGTCGAGCCCGGCTTCAGCAAGTGGGCGAGCACGGTCGGGCCGAACGTCGTCGAGTACATCCCGAACTCGGCGAAGATCTCCGAGATGGTGCAGACCGGCGAAGCCGGCCTGTTCCCGCTCACGCCGACGGGCGTCGGCGACCTGCAGGACAAGGGCATTCCCGTCGCGTACGCGAACCCGAAGGAAGGCCCGGTGCTGCTGCTCGTCGACCTGTGCGTCGTCGCGAACAATCCCGATCCGCAACTCGCGCAGAAGCTCGCGCAGTTCCTGCTGTCCGCGCCCGCGCAGACGAAGGCTGCCGAGGCCGGCAAGCAGATCCCGACCAACCGCGGTGCGAAAATGCCGGCCGCGATGCAGCAGAGCCTCGGCAATGTCGACGATCTCGTGCGCAAGGTGACGGTGGTCGACTGGGCCGCGATCAACGCGCGCCGCGCGCAGTGGGATACGCGCTGGAACCGGCAGATCGAGCGGTAA
- a CDS encoding MFS transporter, which translates to MTNGAQYRPGRAWSIATMLALMMLVNFLDKVVLGLVSVPMMRDLHLSPTQFGVIGGSLNWLFAVAAVAGGIAANRWPAKWLLFAMAAAWALLQLPMLAASSIWVVIACRVLLGIGEGPASPVATHAIYKWFPDTRRNLPVALLHQGSALGLLIAGLAIPVITTHWGWRANFAVLALLGVVWCIAWAVVGEEGTLSRGPRATGGERVPYGRLLTDRTVLGNFLGHFAANWILAMTLTWMPTYLQLGLGFGPHEAGRMFALFVAVTSPLSLALAWLSQTLLARGMPSRHGRGTFVAVTLAVAGAMLAVLPVPEVPSAAKLVLLTLGSGLTLTMYSIGPAMLAEVTPDTQRGGVLALSNGFASLAGLGAPVVTGMLIEAAGASVARGFEQASVVCGVVLIACGVLGAWCLDPQRSLRRLAGEPERAVPPVGACGR; encoded by the coding sequence ATGACGAATGGTGCGCAGTACCGCCCCGGACGGGCGTGGTCCATCGCGACGATGCTCGCGCTGATGATGCTGGTGAATTTTCTCGACAAGGTCGTGCTCGGCCTCGTGTCGGTGCCGATGATGCGCGACCTGCATCTGAGCCCGACGCAGTTCGGCGTGATCGGCGGCAGCCTCAACTGGCTGTTCGCGGTCGCGGCGGTCGCGGGCGGTATCGCCGCAAACCGCTGGCCCGCGAAATGGCTGCTGTTCGCGATGGCGGCCGCGTGGGCATTGCTGCAACTGCCGATGCTCGCCGCGAGCTCGATCTGGGTCGTCATCGCATGCCGCGTGCTGCTCGGCATCGGCGAAGGGCCTGCGTCGCCGGTCGCCACGCATGCGATCTACAAGTGGTTTCCCGATACGCGGCGCAATCTCCCCGTCGCGCTGCTGCATCAGGGCAGCGCGCTCGGCCTGCTGATCGCGGGGCTCGCGATTCCGGTCATCACGACGCACTGGGGCTGGCGCGCGAATTTCGCGGTACTGGCACTGCTCGGAGTCGTGTGGTGCATTGCATGGGCGGTAGTCGGCGAGGAGGGCACGCTGTCGCGCGGCCCGCGCGCGACCGGTGGCGAACGCGTGCCGTACGGGCGGCTGCTGACCGACCGCACGGTGCTCGGCAACTTCCTCGGCCATTTCGCGGCGAACTGGATTCTCGCGATGACGCTCACGTGGATGCCGACCTACCTGCAACTCGGGCTCGGCTTCGGGCCGCACGAGGCCGGGCGCATGTTCGCGCTGTTCGTCGCGGTCACGTCGCCGCTCAGTCTCGCGCTCGCGTGGCTGTCGCAGACGCTGCTCGCGCGCGGCATGCCGTCGCGCCACGGGCGCGGCACGTTTGTCGCGGTCACGCTTGCGGTCGCCGGCGCGATGCTGGCCGTGCTGCCGGTGCCGGAGGTGCCGAGCGCGGCGAAGCTCGTGCTGCTGACGCTCGGCAGCGGCTTGACGCTGACGATGTACTCGATCGGTCCCGCGATGCTCGCCGAGGTGACGCCGGATACCCAGCGCGGCGGCGTGCTCGCGCTCAGCAACGGCTTCGCATCGCTCGCAGGCCTGGGTGCGCCGGTCGTCACGGGGATGCTGATCGAGGCGGCCGGCGCGTCGGTCGCGCGCGGCTTCGAACAGGCGAGCGTCGTGTGCGGCGTCGTGCTGATCGCATGCGGCGTGCTCGGCGCATGGTGCCTCGATCCGCAGCGCTCGCTGCGGCGCCTCGCCGGCGAACCGGAGCGTGCCGTGCCGCCGGTCGGCGCGTGCGGCCGCTAG
- a CDS encoding BON domain-containing protein: MRISCQLAAGLLMAACWTVAAHAQSDAASAVVRSSAAAQESVQASTSASLSPAQRKAADRKLKRRVSTTLARTKNLNVTRILVRVRDGSVTLAGSVTDTNQANLAAAVARRVDGVASVANLLRIDGQQP; this comes from the coding sequence ATGCGTATTTCATGCCAACTTGCCGCGGGGCTGCTGATGGCTGCCTGCTGGACCGTCGCCGCGCACGCGCAATCCGACGCCGCGAGCGCGGTGGTTCGATCCTCGGCGGCCGCGCAAGAATCCGTGCAGGCGTCTACGTCAGCCAGCCTGTCGCCTGCGCAACGCAAGGCGGCCGACCGCAAGCTGAAACGGCGCGTCAGCACCACGCTCGCGCGCACGAAAAACCTGAACGTGACGCGCATCCTCGTGCGCGTGCGCGACGGCAGCGTGACGCTGGCCGGCTCGGTCACGGATACCAACCAGGCGAATCTCGCGGCTGCGGTCGCGCGGCGCGTCGACGGTGTCGCGTCGGTGGCGAACCTGTTGCGAATCGACGGCCAGCAACCCTGA
- a CDS encoding acyl-CoA dehydrogenase family protein, protein MFDHLQRPEFVALRAAVLRFVDDELRPIERELRLGSEDAWPRDVLRRVWQRSAALGFYTASLPVEMGGQGLSIVEVCALKADLAASGAALAPHVLGELGGPPRIGNMLKYATPAQLERYFKPVMRGEKSTCFALTEPHSGSDAMSIRTTAVEVGDSFIINGTKHYISGAPFADFAIVMCVTDASATPPQITAVLVDLDLPGVSVEHEYVPMSGQHIDADIRFVDVRVPRENVFGGVGNGFRLGMSRINVNRLLHCPTMLGLAMSAYRASLDHARTRRQFGGPIARFQAIQHMLADMAAALWACESMIAHTAALADAGADLRMTASACKLYVSERCFEVADKAVQIHGNVGVTRGHPVEQTFRKLRMFRILTGTSEIQRNAIAKAILDPAGAGRDA, encoded by the coding sequence ATGTTCGATCATCTGCAACGCCCCGAATTCGTCGCGCTGCGCGCGGCCGTGCTGCGCTTCGTCGACGACGAACTGCGCCCGATCGAGCGCGAGCTGCGGCTCGGTTCCGAAGATGCGTGGCCGCGCGACGTGCTGCGTCGGGTGTGGCAACGCTCGGCCGCACTCGGCTTCTATACCGCCAGCCTGCCGGTCGAGATGGGCGGCCAGGGGCTGTCGATCGTCGAAGTGTGTGCGCTGAAGGCGGATCTGGCCGCATCGGGCGCGGCACTCGCGCCGCACGTGCTCGGTGAACTCGGCGGGCCGCCGCGCATCGGCAACATGCTGAAGTACGCGACGCCCGCGCAGCTCGAACGCTATTTCAAGCCGGTGATGCGCGGCGAGAAATCGACGTGCTTCGCGCTGACCGAACCGCACTCGGGTTCGGATGCGATGAGCATTCGCACCACGGCGGTCGAGGTCGGCGACTCGTTCATCATCAACGGCACGAAGCACTACATCAGCGGCGCGCCGTTCGCCGATTTCGCGATCGTGATGTGCGTGACCGATGCGTCCGCGACGCCGCCGCAGATCACGGCAGTGCTGGTCGATCTCGACCTGCCCGGCGTGAGCGTCGAACACGAGTATGTGCCGATGTCCGGCCAGCATATCGACGCGGACATTCGCTTCGTCGACGTGCGTGTGCCGCGCGAGAACGTGTTCGGCGGGGTCGGCAACGGCTTCAGGCTCGGCATGTCGCGCATCAACGTGAACCGGCTGCTGCATTGCCCGACGATGCTCGGCCTCGCGATGTCCGCGTACCGCGCGTCGCTCGACCATGCGCGCACGCGCCGGCAGTTCGGCGGCCCGATCGCGCGTTTCCAGGCGATCCAGCACATGCTTGCCGACATGGCCGCCGCGCTGTGGGCATGCGAAAGCATGATCGCGCACACGGCCGCGCTCGCCGACGCAGGCGCCGACCTGCGGATGACGGCGTCCGCGTGCAAGCTGTATGTGTCCGAGCGCTGCTTCGAGGTCGCGGACAAGGCGGTGCAGATCCACGGCAATGTCGGCGTGACGCGCGGCCACCCGGTCGAGCAGACGTTTCGCAAGCTGCGGATGTTCCGGATCCTGACCGGCACGAGCGAGATCCAGCGCAACGCGATCGCGAAGGCGATTCTCGATCCGGCCGGCGCGGGGCGCGACGCATGA
- a CDS encoding porin has product MKKMIAAALVGALCGSAHAQSSVTLFGRIGGGVRWVNGLPGGSQVGFNNNIIAGNEFGIRGKEDLGGGLKALFVLDGAFNSGTGALKTSGTLFSQAAYVGLTGDFGRLTLGRQFNVAEDLGIALDPLGGRGQSLAVEPGVLFDGNFFTLDSRFNNMIKYLGQAGGLRFGANYSPGGVAGSTHAGTSYSAAAMYTFSDLMGGVSYAKTYSPDGSQSAQTIQAGGTLQLGRARFYLSYASLNVTASKAGAPSRRDDIPSFGVVVQPLPSVQLSAAAFYDRARNLGNVSDADGHKLTTYAIAEYFLSKRTELYVEVDRNGMTGAYMRDPTTIAALNMRRGASATTGVSIGLMTQF; this is encoded by the coding sequence ATGAAGAAGATGATCGCGGCGGCGCTGGTGGGCGCGCTGTGCGGGAGTGCGCACGCGCAGTCGAGCGTGACGCTGTTCGGCCGGATTGGCGGTGGCGTGCGCTGGGTCAACGGGCTGCCGGGCGGCAGCCAGGTCGGCTTCAACAACAACATCATCGCGGGCAACGAGTTCGGCATTCGCGGCAAGGAGGATCTCGGCGGCGGGCTGAAGGCACTGTTCGTGCTCGACGGCGCGTTCAACAGCGGCACCGGCGCGTTGAAGACGTCCGGAACGCTGTTCTCGCAGGCCGCGTATGTCGGCCTGACCGGCGATTTCGGTCGCTTGACGCTCGGCCGCCAGTTCAACGTCGCGGAGGATCTCGGCATCGCGCTCGATCCGCTCGGCGGGCGCGGGCAGTCGCTCGCCGTCGAACCGGGCGTGCTGTTCGACGGCAACTTCTTCACGCTCGACTCGCGCTTCAACAACATGATCAAGTATCTCGGGCAGGCGGGCGGCTTGCGGTTCGGCGCGAACTATTCGCCCGGCGGCGTCGCGGGCAGCACGCATGCGGGCACCAGCTATTCGGCCGCCGCGATGTACACGTTTTCAGACTTGATGGGCGGCGTGTCGTACGCGAAGACCTACAGCCCGGACGGCTCGCAGTCGGCGCAGACGATCCAGGCGGGCGGTACGCTGCAGCTCGGCCGCGCGCGCTTCTACCTGAGCTATGCGTCGCTGAACGTGACCGCGAGCAAGGCCGGTGCGCCGTCGCGGCGCGACGATATCCCGTCGTTCGGTGTCGTCGTGCAGCCGCTGCCGTCGGTGCAGTTGAGCGCGGCCGCGTTTTACGACCGCGCGCGCAATCTCGGCAACGTGTCGGACGCAGACGGCCACAAGCTGACGACCTATGCGATCGCCGAGTACTTCCTGTCGAAGCGCACCGAGCTGTATGTCGAGGTCGATCGCAACGGGATGACCGGCGCGTACATGCGCGACCCCACGACGATCGCGGCGCTGAACATGCGGCGCGGCGCGAGCGCGACGACCGGTGTGTCGATCGGCCTGATGACGCAGTTCTGA
- a CDS encoding NAD(P)/FAD-dependent oxidoreductase, with amino-acid sequence MNDALQPVIVGAGPAGVRAAEALVDAGLRPVVIDENARWGGQIYRQPPADGAFARGKRALYGFETAKADAVHRTMAALLPHVDYRPGTLAWACGAGRIDTLQDGHEVTVPYSHLIVASGATDRMLPVPGWTLAGVYTLGGAQVALKAQGCAIGRRIVFAGTGPLLYLVAYQYAKAGAQVAAVLDTSPLRRQAAAAPALLRMPSTFAKGLYYIGWLRARGVAIETGVSLERVLGEQHVTGLAWRAAGDDTQPRRLDCDALGLGFGLRSETQLADLAGCRFGFDPVNRAWLPERDAAGRTSVRGIYVAGDGAGIAGADAAEASGRRAALALLDDAGIASPSPPGKPDAARLDRTLARIGAFRAGLEAAFAPPAGLAARCPDDTIVCRCEEIDAGTLRRCIRGGAATELNRLKALTRVGMGRCQGRMCGDAAALVLAAETGRPLADVGRLRAQPPVKPFPISAALGGDDVAAIPDEARDE; translated from the coding sequence ATGAACGACGCACTGCAACCGGTGATCGTCGGCGCGGGGCCGGCCGGCGTGCGCGCGGCCGAGGCGCTGGTCGACGCGGGGCTGCGCCCCGTCGTGATCGACGAGAACGCGCGCTGGGGCGGGCAGATTTACCGGCAACCGCCCGCCGACGGCGCTTTCGCGCGCGGCAAGCGTGCGCTGTACGGCTTCGAGACCGCGAAAGCCGACGCCGTGCACCGGACGATGGCCGCGCTGCTGCCGCACGTCGACTACCGGCCGGGCACGCTCGCGTGGGCGTGCGGCGCGGGCCGCATCGATACGCTGCAGGACGGCCACGAAGTGACCGTGCCGTACTCGCACCTGATCGTCGCGAGCGGCGCGACCGATCGCATGCTGCCCGTGCCGGGCTGGACGCTCGCGGGCGTTTATACGCTCGGCGGCGCGCAGGTCGCATTGAAGGCGCAGGGCTGCGCGATCGGCCGGCGCATCGTGTTCGCGGGCACGGGGCCGCTGCTTTACCTCGTCGCGTACCAATATGCGAAGGCCGGTGCACAGGTCGCGGCCGTGCTCGATACGAGCCCGCTGCGCCGCCAGGCCGCCGCCGCGCCCGCGCTGCTGCGCATGCCGTCGACCTTCGCGAAGGGGCTCTACTACATCGGCTGGCTGCGCGCGCGTGGCGTCGCAATCGAGACGGGTGTCTCGCTCGAACGCGTGCTCGGCGAACAGCATGTGACGGGGCTTGCGTGGCGTGCCGCTGGCGACGATACGCAGCCGCGCCGGCTCGACTGCGATGCGCTCGGCCTCGGCTTCGGCCTGCGTTCGGAAACGCAGCTCGCCGATCTCGCCGGCTGCCGGTTCGGTTTCGATCCGGTCAATCGCGCGTGGCTGCCCGAGCGCGACGCGGCCGGCCGCACGTCGGTGCGCGGTATTTACGTCGCGGGCGACGGCGCGGGCATCGCGGGCGCCGACGCGGCCGAGGCATCGGGCCGGCGCGCGGCGCTCGCGTTGCTCGACGATGCCGGCATCGCGTCGCCATCGCCGCCCGGCAAACCCGATGCGGCGCGGCTCGATCGCACGCTCGCGCGCATCGGCGCGTTCCGCGCGGGCCTCGAAGCGGCGTTCGCGCCGCCGGCCGGGCTGGCCGCGCGCTGCCCCGACGACACGATCGTGTGCCGCTGCGAGGAGATCGACGCGGGCACGCTGCGGCGCTGCATCCGCGGCGGCGCAGCGACCGAACTCAACCGGCTGAAGGCGCTCACGCGCGTCGGGATGGGCCGCTGCCAGGGCCGCATGTGCGGCGACGCGGCCGCGCTCGTGCTGGCCGCCGAAACCGGCCGCCCGCTCGCCGACGTCGGGCGGTTGCGCGCGCAACCGCCCGTGAAGCCGTTCCCGATCTCCGCCGCGCTCGGCGGCGACGACGTCGCGGCGATTCCCGACGAGGCGCGCGATGAGTGA